Below is a window of Malania oleifera isolate guangnan ecotype guangnan chromosome 1, ASM2987363v1, whole genome shotgun sequence DNA.
GGCTTAGAACAGAAGTTGGAGGACATGTCCGCGACCAAAAGCCCATTTTTGTTATTCGGGTTCGGGTAGGACTTGAACTCGACTCCATGAATGGTCTCGTTGGCGCAGATGTGAAGGTATTTGGCATCTGGATTCTGGCGCAGAGATTCAAAATCAGGGATCTTGGTGTATTTTTCGGATTTGCCGGACCAGATCAAGTTGGGTTTGCAGAATTTCTGGGCTTCCTTTAAGGCCTTGTCGCCCCAAGAGCCGGTGACGATGAAATCGACCGGGTCGTCGGGATTGCAGAGATTCAAAGGGATGGCGGCGAACTGGGTGGTGCCGCCGCCTTGCAGGAAGAGGACGGCGTATTCGGGCGGAATGTCCAAAAGGTTGCGCAGATCCGATTCGGCTTTTTGGATGATGGAGAGGAACTCCTTGCCTCTGTGGCTCATTTCCATGACGCTCATGCCGGAGCCCCGAAAGTTGCAGAGCTCCGATTGGGCTTTCTTCAGAACGATTTCCGGCAAGGTGGCCGGGCCCGCGGCGAAGTTGAAGACTCGATCTTGGGAAGGGGCGGCGGCCGGCGGGGAGGCTTGGACGGGGGTGACGGCGGCGCAGGCGATCGAGATGGGCTTATTCTTGTGGGGGAAAGGGAAGGCATTGGAGGGGGAGGTGGCAGGGTTTTTGAGAAAGTGAAGGGTAGGGTTTTGGAGGAGGAGAGAATGGGAGGGAGCTGCCATGGCCATGGTGATGGGTGGGTGTGATGCGAGAAAGCAAGGAAAGGtgcttctctttctccttctctgcCTAGAGCGCAGAAGAACTTTTCAACGGGGAAGGTTGGTGGGAAGGATCTGCGCGGCTGCCGGATTAAATACACAGCGTAGATCCGTGTTGGACTGGGATTTTTGGGAGGCAAAACGACGTCGTCACGAGGTGAGCATAGTTTCACTTGTAGGTGATTGTTGGTGAGTGCTGTTCTGTCGTCGTATCCATTAAAGTTTAGTTAAACATGGACACCCGCATGAAATTTTTGACAATTTAACTTAATAATCACTAGTAGTgtctaaaatttatcaaaaaatggAGAATCGGATCGAAATTAAACCTTTTGATACTtcagttttcaattttgattttgaatttcataaaaaaatgacTTTATTTcacttaaaaatcaaattaaaaaaattaaaaaactgataattattattattattattattataaaatgctTATTTTgaatactatatatatgtattgttatatatatatatatatatatatatatatgttattccTTTAAGTAATGAAAACTTTTAATATTTGgcttcattaattaattttttgaattttagtttGAGATTCTTCCTCTGACAAAAGAGGAGTGTAGAATGAAAGATCCCAACTTTTGTGTTGGGAACATTTCTCGGTCTCACATCGCCTAATGGGGGTTCCCTCCCCCTCCTATGAAAGTCCATTTGGATTTTGGCCTATCCATCTCCTTCATCAATTTGCCCCTCAATTATTCTATAATGTTGGGCCAAGCTGGTTTGCCTTTTAGATGGGCTTTTTCTAGTCTTTTGCTCTATTGGATTTGCAAACCCTTTgcatttgaatatttttttttaaattggtcATCGGCCTAActtctaaatatttttttgagaacaAAATATTGCattaaaattgagaaaaaaattaaacTGAATCGTAAAAAATTAGTTTAAGATTAATCTAAACCGTTTGGTGTACAATTCGATTTCAGTATATATGCACCATGCATCCATTCATGCATGCTTTCATCCATGCATTCATGTACTC
It encodes the following:
- the LOC131150287 gene encoding phosphoserine aminotransferase 1, chloroplastic-like, which encodes MAMAAPSHSLLLQNPTLHFLKNPATSPSNAFPFPHKNKPISIACAAVTPVQASPPAAAPSQDRVFNFAAGPATLPEIVLKKAQSELCNFRGSGMSVMEMSHRGKEFLSIIQKAESDLRNLLDIPPEYAVLFLQGGGTTQFAAIPLNLCNPDDPVDFIVTGSWGDKALKEAQKFCKPNLIWSGKSEKYTKIPDFESLRQNPDAKYLHICANETIHGVEFKSYPNPNNKNGLLVADMSSNFCSKPVDVAKFGLIYAGAQKNVGPSGVTIVIVRKDLLGNAQEITPVMLDLKIQAENNSLYNTPPCFAVYMCGLVFEHLLEQGGLKEVEKKNRKKAGILYDAIDESKGFYRCPVEKSVRSLMNVPFTLEKSELEAEFIKDAAKEKMVQLKGHRSVGGMRASIYNAMPVEGVEKLVAFMKDFQARHDA